A part of Salvelinus alpinus chromosome 5, SLU_Salpinus.1, whole genome shotgun sequence genomic DNA contains:
- the LOC139576594 gene encoding alpha-2B adrenergic receptor-like produces MASPLDSACSVGLGDTNGSTSVFSLPCNQSVSSLQLAPYSPESTALFATAITLMVVFTIVGNILVIIAVLTSHALRGPQNLFLVSLAAADILVATLIIPFSLANELLGYWYFKSLWCEIYLALDVLFCTSSIAHLCAISLDRYLSISRVTYSRQRTPMRIKASIVVVWLISAIISFPPLLSLNKSEPGGEGSERGPQCQLNDERWYILYSTVGSFFAPCLIMILVYMRIYQIAKQRTQNPPGEPRKDGVGCATPNQTPRGIQANGKEDRGETPAMLHKTTSVRPPTLAVTPSPSPDQANETRSPSTPTIQNLLHPPVLSLAPTPTTTSPPTSPLGPSPSLVSPSPSPTLPPPAPAKPKHGEKKVKGKKGKKYNNNMDSSDSSDSDMENEEGGRTGVNNPSMAGSAGIHSPATIQKYRDMIATSKGARLVAGRRSKPESTPGAARRKAMVNREKRFTFVLAVVIGVFVVCWFPFFFSYSLQAICPETCSLPDPLFKFFFWIGYCNSCLNPVIYTIFNQDFRKAFKKILCKNTKGTFF; encoded by the coding sequence ATGGCTTCACCCTTGGATAGTGCATGTTCAGTGGGGCTGGGCGACACTAATGGTTCGACCAGCGTTTTTTCTCTTCCCTGCAATCAGAGCGTCTCTTCCCTGCAACTGGCCCCCTACTCCCCCGAATCCACGGCGCTCTTCGCTACAGCCATCACCCTCATGGTGGTCTTCACCATCGTGGGAAACATCCTCGTCATCATTGCCGTCCTGACCAGCCATGCACTCCGAGGACCACAGAACCTGTTTTTAGTGTCGCTAGCAGCTGCAGACATTTTGGTGGCGACCCTCATCATCCCATTCTCCCTAGCCAATGAACTGCTGGGATACTGGTACTTCAAGTCTCTGTGGTGTGAGATCTACCTGGCGCTGGACGTTCTGTTCTGCACTTCCTCTATAGCTCACCTGTGCGCCATCTCATTGGACCGTTACCTGTCCATCAGTCGGGTTACCTACTCCCGCCAGCGCACACCCATGCGTATCAAGGCCTCCATCGTGGTGGTGTGGCTCATCTCGGCCAtcatctccttccctcctcttctgTCGCTAAATAAGAGCGAGCCCGGCGgggaggggagtgagagggggccTCAGTGCCAACTGAACGACGAGCGCTGGTACATCCTCTACTCCACCGTCGGCTCCTTCTTCGCCCCATGTCTCATCATGATCCTGGTCTACATGAGGATCTACCAGATCGCCAAGCAGCGCACACAGAACCCACCAGGCGAGCCCAGGAAAGACGGGGTGGGCTGTGCCACCCCAAATCAAACCCCTCGGGGGATCCAAGCCAACGGGAAGGAGGACAGAGGGGAAACCCCAGCTATGCTCCACAAAACCACCAGCGTCAGACCCCCCACCCTGGCTGTTACTCCATCACCGTCCCCTGACCAGGCCAATGAGACCCGCTCCCCTTCCACCCCCACCATCCAAAACCTCCTCCATCCTCCGGTTCTATCCCTAGCTCCAACCCCAACCACCacctcccctcctacctcccccCTGGGTCCTTCACCCTCCTTGGTCTCACCGTCTCCCTCCCCCACTCTCCCCCCACCAGCCCCGGCCAAACCCAAACATGGGGAGAAGAAGGTGAAGGGGAAGAAGGGAAAGAAGTATAACAATAATATGGACAGCTCAGACAGCTCTGACAGTGACATGGAGAACGAGGAAGGGGGGAGGACGGGAGTCAACAATCCTAGCATGGCTGGTTCAGCCGGCATCCATTCTCCTGCCACCATCCAGAAGTACAGGGACATGATCGCCACCTCTAAGGGGGCTCGGCTGGTGGCAGGGAGGAGGTCTAAGCCGGAGAGCACTCCGGGAGCAGCACGTCGAAAAGCCATGGTGAACCGAGAGAAGCGCTTCACGTTCGTCCTGGCCGTGGTGATCGGAGTGTTTGTTGTCTGTTGGTTCCCTTTCTTCTTCTCCTACTCGCTGCAGGCCATCTGTCCTGAGACTTGCTCCCTCCCTGATCCCCTCTTCAAGTTCTTCTTCTGGATTGGCTACTGCAACTCCTGTCTGAACCCCGTCATATACACCATCTTCAACCAGGACTTCAGAAAGGCCTTCAAGAAAATCCTCTGTAAGAACACCAAGGGCACCTTCTTCTAG